In Micropterus dolomieu isolate WLL.071019.BEF.003 ecotype Adirondacks linkage group LG17, ASM2129224v1, whole genome shotgun sequence, one genomic interval encodes:
- the LOC123985437 gene encoding von Willebrand factor A domain-containing protein 5A-like isoform X5: protein MMVNCCGLLTVDKEPVPLKSVEVDVEVRDHVATVVSTLNYENKEDKPLEAVFVFPLPGDAAVCHFSAKIGQTQIVAEVKEKQEAREEYDDALSSGQQAFLLEESDQSPDVFSLSVGSLPPGESASIRLEYVTELAVQADDGLRFCLPAVLNPRYQPQGSGGASVQVTAVPASLVPYSLSFSARVSSPRPVCKVESNCSLDPLQYLNTEQTQATVKLAAGHKFDRDVELLIYYKDAHQPTAVVEAGQASAKPGTLMGDPVVMLSLYPEFPQAVMSSVASCGEFVFLLDRSGSMGCPMNNSSSDQTRIGSARDTLLLLLKSLPMGCYFNIYSFGSSYEHIFPKSVEYSQKTMEEALKKVEEMGADLGGTEILRSLEHIYSQPCILNHPRQLFVFTDGEVWNTKDIMNLVKKNSGSHRCFSFGIGEGASSALINGLAKEGGGHAQFITGTDRMQPKVMQSLRFALQPAVVDISVTWDLPKGVSATVLSPPITALFQGQRSLIYAQLTGQSSEAAEGCVTVKYSLAGHPSQNQLHFSLRPAEDSGLTVHRLAARTLIRSLEMEERGRRGQQDGGVKEKVVELSVQSGVSSSFTAFIAVNKGDGEAIQGPLVRRNVPTPMPMMMACRPMSSGGPGRPMMMACMAPCPAMLCGGGPMILLDKKKKKKGLLRKPVQKHLQTDGAAHYQPPQIPSSCDADLMDASEDSLFDDTVSPCSLDEIHLPKQPPRDPLLQLVSLQKASGSWVLDPALAAALGKTSEEVENPKPASVNQEVWATILALIWLHGFKMDAQEEWELLAIKAVSWLRAQNAPCVTECVEAGNALLGCNVQKDALGL, encoded by the exons ATGATGGTGAACTGCTGTGGTCTGCTCACTGTCGATAAGGAACCAG TTCCTCTGAAGAGTGTGGAGGTGGATGTGGAGGTGAGGGACCATGTGGCTACAGTGGTCTCCACTCTGAACTATGAGAACAAGGAGGACAAACCACTGGAGGCTGTTTTTGTCTtccctctgcctggagatgctgCTGTCTGTCATTTCAGCGCTAAGATCGGACAGACACAGATTGTAGCTGAGGTGAAGGAGAAGCAGGAG GCTCGGGAGGAGTATGATGACGCATTGAGCTCAGGTCAGCAGGCCTTCCTATTGGAGGAGAGTGATCAGAGTCCAGATGTATTCTCTCTGAGTGTGGGCAGTCTGCCTCCAGGAGAGAGCGCCTCCATCAGGCTGGAGTACGTCACTGAGCTGGCTGTGCAGGCTGATGACGGGCTGCGgttttgcctgcctgctgtGCTCAACCCTCGCTACCAACCTCAGG GCAGTGGAGGTGCCAGTGTCCAGGTGACTGCTGTTCCAGCCTCTCTGGTGCCCTACAGTCTGTCCTTCTCTGCCCGAGTGTCCTCTCCTCGTCCAGTCTGTAAAGTAGAGTCCAACTGTTCCCTGGACCCTCTGCAGTACCTCAACACAGAGCAAACCCAGGCCACG GTGAAGTTGGCTGCAGGACACAAGTTTGACAGAGATGTTGAACTGCTGATTTATTACAAAGATGCCCACCAGCCCACTGCTGTGGTGGAGGCAGGACAGGCCTCTGCCAAGCCTG GCACTCTGATGGGTGATCCAGTGGTGATGCTGAGCCTGTACCCTGAGTTCCCCCAGGCTGTGATGTCTTCAGTTGCCTCATGTGGAGAGTTTGTGTTCTTATTGGATCGATCTGGAAGTATGGGTTGTCCTATGAACAACAGCAGTAGTGATCAGACTCGCATTGGCAGTGCCAGG GATACTCTGCTGCTCCTTTTGAAAAGCTTACCAATGGGCTGCTATTTCAACATCTACAGCTTCGGGTCCAGCTATGAACACATCTTCCC TAAGAGTGTGGAGTACAGCCAGAAGACCATGGAAGAGGCTCTGAAGAAAGTTGAGGAGATGGGCGCTGATCTGGGAGGAACAGAGATCCTGAGGTCCCTCGAACACATTTACAGTCAGCCCTGCATTCTAAATCATCCTAGACAG CTATTTGTCTTCACTGATGGAGAGGTGTGGAACACCAAAGACATTATGAATCTGGTGAAGAAGAATTCAGGTTCCCACAG GTGTTTCTCTTTTGGGATTGGGGAAGGGGCCAGCTCTGCTCTTATCAATGGGTTGGCCAAGGAAGGAGGAGGTCACGCTCAGTTCATCACAGGGACTGACAGGATGCAACCCAAA GTGATGCAGTCGCTGCGATTTGCTCTGCAGCCAGCTGTGGTGGACATCTCAGTCACGTGGGATTTGCCAAAGGGAGTGTCTGCCACTGTCCTCTCTCCACCAATCACAGCACTTTTccagggtcagaggtcactgatTTATGCCCAGCTCACCGGACAG AGTTCAGAGGCAGCAGAGGGCTGTGTGACGGTGAAGTACAGCCTGGCAGGTCATCCCTCTCAGAACCAGCTCCACTTCAGTCTCAGACCTGCAGAGGACTCTGG ATTAACGGTCCACAGGTTGGCTGCTCGGACTCTGATTCGCTCCctggagatggaggagagaggCCGCAGAGGACAGCAAGATGGAGGAGTGAAGGAGAAGGTGGTGGAGCTCAGTGTCCAATCAGGAGTGAGCAGTTCCTTCACTGCCTTCATAGCTGTCAACAAAGGCGACGGCGAGGCGATTCAAGGACCTCTGGTGCGCAGAAATGTTCCAACACCCA TGCCCATGATGATGGCCTGTCGTCCGATGTCCAGTGGTGGTCCAGGCA gGCCCATGATGATGGCCTGTATGGCGCCATGTCCTGCGATGTTGTGTGGTGGTGGACCCATGATTT TGTTGgataagaagaaaaagaagaagggtCTCTTGAGGAAACCAGTTCAGAAGCATCTGCAGACTGATGGTGCTGCTCATTACCAGCCTCCACAGATACCATCCAGTTGTGATGCTGATT TGATGGACGCAAGTGAGGATTCACTGTTTGATGACACTGTCTCTCCATGCAGCTTGGATG AAATCCATTTGCCCAAACAGCCGCCCAGAGACCCTTTGCTGCAGTTGGTCTCCCTCCAGAAGGCGTCTGGCAGCTGGGTGCTGGATCCAGCTCTGGCTGCTGCACTGGGAAAGACCAGCGAGGAGGTGGAGAACCCTAAACCTGCATCG
- the LOC123985437 gene encoding von Willebrand factor A domain-containing protein 5A-like isoform X7, which produces MMVNCCGLLTVDKEPVPLKSVEVDVEVRDHVATVVSTLNYENKEDKPLEAVFVFPLPGDAAVCHFSAKIGQTQIVAEVKEKQEAREEYDDALSSGQQAFLLEESDQSPDVFSLSVGSLPPGESASIRLEYVTELAVQADDGLRFCLPAVLNPRYQPQGSGGASVQVTAVPASLVPYSLSFSARVSSPRPVCKVESNCSLDPLQYLNTEQTQATVKLAAGHKFDRDVELLIYYKDAHQPTAVVEAGQASAKPGTLMGDPVVMLSLYPEFPQAVMSSVASCGEFVFLLDRSGSMGCPMNNSSSDQTRIGSARDTLLLLLKSLPMGCYFNIYSFGSSYEHIFPKSVEYSQKTMEEALKKVEEMGADLGGTEILRSLEHIYSQPCILNHPRQLFVFTDGEVWNTKDIMNLVKKNSGSHRCFSFGIGEGASSALINGLAKEGGGHAQFITGTDRMQPKVMQSLRFALQPAVVDISVTWDLPKGVSATVLSPPITALFQGQRSLIYAQLTGQSSEAAEGCVTVKYSLAGHPSQNQLHFSLRPAEDSGLTVHRLAARTLIRSLEMEERGRRGQQDGGVKEKVVELSVQSGVSSSFTAFIAVNKGDGEAIQGPLVRRNVPTPMPMMMACRPMSSGGPGRPMMMACMAPCPAMLCGGGPMILMDASEDSLFDDTVSPCSLDEIHLPKQPPRDPLLQLVSLQKASGSWVLDPALAAALGKTSEEVENPKPASVNQEVWATILALIWLHGFKMDAQEEWELLAIKAVSWLRAQNAPCVTECVEAGNALLGCNVQKDALGL; this is translated from the exons ATGATGGTGAACTGCTGTGGTCTGCTCACTGTCGATAAGGAACCAG TTCCTCTGAAGAGTGTGGAGGTGGATGTGGAGGTGAGGGACCATGTGGCTACAGTGGTCTCCACTCTGAACTATGAGAACAAGGAGGACAAACCACTGGAGGCTGTTTTTGTCTtccctctgcctggagatgctgCTGTCTGTCATTTCAGCGCTAAGATCGGACAGACACAGATTGTAGCTGAGGTGAAGGAGAAGCAGGAG GCTCGGGAGGAGTATGATGACGCATTGAGCTCAGGTCAGCAGGCCTTCCTATTGGAGGAGAGTGATCAGAGTCCAGATGTATTCTCTCTGAGTGTGGGCAGTCTGCCTCCAGGAGAGAGCGCCTCCATCAGGCTGGAGTACGTCACTGAGCTGGCTGTGCAGGCTGATGACGGGCTGCGgttttgcctgcctgctgtGCTCAACCCTCGCTACCAACCTCAGG GCAGTGGAGGTGCCAGTGTCCAGGTGACTGCTGTTCCAGCCTCTCTGGTGCCCTACAGTCTGTCCTTCTCTGCCCGAGTGTCCTCTCCTCGTCCAGTCTGTAAAGTAGAGTCCAACTGTTCCCTGGACCCTCTGCAGTACCTCAACACAGAGCAAACCCAGGCCACG GTGAAGTTGGCTGCAGGACACAAGTTTGACAGAGATGTTGAACTGCTGATTTATTACAAAGATGCCCACCAGCCCACTGCTGTGGTGGAGGCAGGACAGGCCTCTGCCAAGCCTG GCACTCTGATGGGTGATCCAGTGGTGATGCTGAGCCTGTACCCTGAGTTCCCCCAGGCTGTGATGTCTTCAGTTGCCTCATGTGGAGAGTTTGTGTTCTTATTGGATCGATCTGGAAGTATGGGTTGTCCTATGAACAACAGCAGTAGTGATCAGACTCGCATTGGCAGTGCCAGG GATACTCTGCTGCTCCTTTTGAAAAGCTTACCAATGGGCTGCTATTTCAACATCTACAGCTTCGGGTCCAGCTATGAACACATCTTCCC TAAGAGTGTGGAGTACAGCCAGAAGACCATGGAAGAGGCTCTGAAGAAAGTTGAGGAGATGGGCGCTGATCTGGGAGGAACAGAGATCCTGAGGTCCCTCGAACACATTTACAGTCAGCCCTGCATTCTAAATCATCCTAGACAG CTATTTGTCTTCACTGATGGAGAGGTGTGGAACACCAAAGACATTATGAATCTGGTGAAGAAGAATTCAGGTTCCCACAG GTGTTTCTCTTTTGGGATTGGGGAAGGGGCCAGCTCTGCTCTTATCAATGGGTTGGCCAAGGAAGGAGGAGGTCACGCTCAGTTCATCACAGGGACTGACAGGATGCAACCCAAA GTGATGCAGTCGCTGCGATTTGCTCTGCAGCCAGCTGTGGTGGACATCTCAGTCACGTGGGATTTGCCAAAGGGAGTGTCTGCCACTGTCCTCTCTCCACCAATCACAGCACTTTTccagggtcagaggtcactgatTTATGCCCAGCTCACCGGACAG AGTTCAGAGGCAGCAGAGGGCTGTGTGACGGTGAAGTACAGCCTGGCAGGTCATCCCTCTCAGAACCAGCTCCACTTCAGTCTCAGACCTGCAGAGGACTCTGG ATTAACGGTCCACAGGTTGGCTGCTCGGACTCTGATTCGCTCCctggagatggaggagagaggCCGCAGAGGACAGCAAGATGGAGGAGTGAAGGAGAAGGTGGTGGAGCTCAGTGTCCAATCAGGAGTGAGCAGTTCCTTCACTGCCTTCATAGCTGTCAACAAAGGCGACGGCGAGGCGATTCAAGGACCTCTGGTGCGCAGAAATGTTCCAACACCCA TGCCCATGATGATGGCCTGTCGTCCGATGTCCAGTGGTGGTCCAGGCA gGCCCATGATGATGGCCTGTATGGCGCCATGTCCTGCGATGTTGTGTGGTGGTGGACCCATGATTT TGATGGACGCAAGTGAGGATTCACTGTTTGATGACACTGTCTCTCCATGCAGCTTGGATG AAATCCATTTGCCCAAACAGCCGCCCAGAGACCCTTTGCTGCAGTTGGTCTCCCTCCAGAAGGCGTCTGGCAGCTGGGTGCTGGATCCAGCTCTGGCTGCTGCACTGGGAAAGACCAGCGAGGAGGTGGAGAACCCTAAACCTGCATCG